In the genome of Saccopteryx leptura isolate mSacLep1 chromosome 10, mSacLep1_pri_phased_curated, whole genome shotgun sequence, one region contains:
- the USP19 gene encoding ubiquitin carboxyl-terminal hydrolase 19 isoform X4, translating into MSGGASATGPRRGPPGLEEATSKKKQKDRANQENKDGDPRRGGSVSTAREEQTKDELLLDWRQSADEVIVKLRVGAGPLQLEEVDAAFTNTDCVVRLPDGRQWGGVFYAEIEGSSAKVQARKGGLLQLALPKKVPMLTWPSLLKKPLGTQELVPGLKCQENGQESSPIALELGPEPRRAKQEARNQKRAQGRGEVGAGTGPGAQAGPSAKRAVHLRRGPEGEGSRDGPGPQGDAPAFLAEPAIQAEAEEQLRVPPLNPQTGLLGSGEENLALLSGEKPVSPRNDPVSPAMTRSRDPEKGDRSKEEMALAADAASLVDEPESMVSLPFVKNDSYEKGPDSVVVHVYVKEICRDISRVLFREQDFTLIFQTRDGNFLRLHPGCGPHTIFRWQVKLRNLIEPEQCTFCFTASRIDICLRKRQSQRWGGLEAPATRGAVGGAKVAVPTGPTPLDSTPPGGAPHPLTVQEEARAVEKEKPKTRSEDTGLDGVAARTPMEHVAPKPEPHLASPKPTCMVPPMPHSPVSGDSVEEEEEEEKKVCLPGFTGLVNLGNTCFMNSVIQSLSNTRELRDFFHDRSFEAEINYNNPLGTGGRLAIGFAVLLRALWKGTHHAFQPSKLKAIVASKASQFTGFAQHDAQEFMAFLLDGLHEDLNRIQNKPYTETVDSDGRPDEVVAEEAWQRHKMRNDSFIVDLFQGQYKSKLVCPMCAKVSITFDPFLYLPVPLPQKQKVLPVFYFAREPHSKPIKFLVSISKENSSASEVLDSLSQSVHVKPENLRLAEVIKNRFHRVFLPSHSLDTVSPSDTLLCFELLSPELAKERVVVLEVQQRPQVPSIPISKCAACQRKQQSEDEKLKRCTRCYRVGYCNQLCQKTHWPDHKGLCRPENIGYPFLVSVPASRLTYARLAQLLEGYARYSVSVFQPPFQPGRMALESQGPGCTSLHSTSSLEAGDSEREPISIQPPELQPVTPVAEGDTVVPRAWAAPDRVPAPSTSGISSEILASGPIEVGSLPAGERVSRPEAAVPGYQHPSESMNSHTPQFFIYKIDASNREQRLEDKGDTPLDLGDDCSLALVWRNNERLQEFVLVASKELECAEDLGSAGEAARAGHFTLDQCLTLFTRPEVLAPEEAWYCPQCKQHREASKQLLLWRLPNVLIVQLKRFSFRSFIWRDKINDLVEFPVRNLDLSKFCIGQKEEQLPSYDLYAVINHYGGMIGGHYTACARLPNERSSQRSDVGWRLFDDSTVTTVDESQVVTRYAYVLFYRRRNSPVERPPRAGTSEHLPDMGPAAEAAASQASRIWQELEAEEEPVPEGPAPLGPWGPQDWVGPPPRGPTTADEGCLRYFVLGTVAALVALVLNVFYPLVSQSRWR; encoded by the exons ATGTCTGGCGGGGCTAGTGCTACAGGCCCAAGAAGAGGGCCCCCAGGACTGGAGGAGGCCACCAGTAAGAAGAAGCAGAAGGATCGAGCAAACCAGGAGAACAAGGATGGAGATCCTAGGAGAGGTG GGTCAGTGTCCACTGCTCGGGAGGAACAGACCAAAGACG AGTTGTTGCTTGATTGGAGGCAGAGTGCAGATGAAGTGATTGTCAAGCTGCGTGTAGGAGCGGGTCCCCTGCAGCTGGAGGAGGTGGATGCTGCTTTCACGAACACAGACTGTGTGGTGCGGCTTCCAG ATGGTCGGCAGTGGGGTGGTGTTTTCTATGCTGAGATAGAAGGTTCTAGCGCCAAAGTGCAGGCTCGTAAAGGTGGCCTCCTGCAGCTGGCACTGCCCAAGAAGGTGCCTATGCTCACATGGCCCTCTCTCCTG AAGAAACCTCTGGGGACGCAGGAGTTGGTGCCAGGGCTGAAGTGCCAGGAGAATGGGCAGGAGTCGTCTCCCATTGCCCTGGAGCTGGGCCCTGAGCCCCGCCGGGCCAAGCAGGAGGCCCGGAACCAGAAGCGGGCCCAGGGCCGTGGTGAGGTAGGGGCGGGGACTGGCCCTGGGGCCCAGGCGGGGCCCAGTGCCAAGAGGGCTGTGCATCTCCGAAGAGGGCCAGAGGGAGAAGGGTCCAGAGATGGCCCTGGACCCCAGGGCGATGCCCCCGCCTTCCTGGCTGAGCCAGCCATCCAG GCTGAGGCTGAGGAACAGCTCCGGGTACCACCATTGAACCCCCAGACCGGCCTCCTGGGCTCAGGAGAGGAGAATCTAGCACTTTTGTCAGGAGAGAAGCCAGTGTCCCCCAGGAATGACCCAGTCTCTCCAGCCATGACCCGAAGCAGAGACCCTGAGAAAGGTGACCGTTCCAAAGAGGAGATGGCGCTGGCAGCAGATGCTGCGTCCTTGGTGGATG AGCCCGAGTCCATGGTGAGCCTACCGTTTGTCAAGAACGACTCCTATGAGAAGGGGCCTGACTCGGTGGTGGTGCACGTGTACGTGAAGGAAATCTGCAGGGACATCTCTCGAGTGCTTTTCCGCGAGCAGGACTTCACCCTGATCTTCCagaccag GGACGGGAACTTCCTGAGACTGCACCCGGGCTGCGGGCCCCATACCATCTTCCGTTGGCAGGTGAAGCTCAG GAACCTGATTGAGCCAGAGCAGTGTACCTTCTGCTTCACAGCTTCTCGCATTGACATTTGCCTCCGGAAGCGGCAGAGTCAACGCTGGGGGGGGCTGGAGGCCCCAGCTACACGAG GTGCAGTGGGTGGTGCAAAGGTTGCCGTGCCGACAGGCCCAACCCCTCTGGATTCAACCCCACCGGGAGGTGCCCCACACCCCCTGACGGTCCAGGAGGAAGCCCGGGCTGTGGAGAAGGAGAAACCGAAGACTCGATCTGAGGACACAGGCCTGGATGGTGTGGCAGCTCGTACCCCCATGGAACATGTCGCCCCAAAGCCAGAACCTCACTTGGCCTCA CCCAAGCCCACATGCATGGTGCCTCCAATGCCCCACAGCCCTGTGAGCGGAGACAgtgtggaggaagaggaagaggaagagaagaaggtgtGTCTGCCAGGCTTCACTGGCCTTGTCAATCTAGGCAACACCTGCTTCATGAATAGCGTCATTCAATCTTTGTCCAACACTCGGGAGCTCCGGGACTTCTTCCATG ACCGCTCCTTTGAGGCCGAAATCAACTATAACAACCCACTGGGGACAGGTGGGCGTCTAGCCATTGGCTTTGCCGTGCTGCTCCGGGCACTGTGGAAGGGCACCCACCATGCCTTCCAGCCTTCCAAGTTAAAG GCCATTGTGGCCAGCAAGGCCAGCCAGTTCACAGGCTTTGCGCAGCATGATGCCCAGGAGTTCATGGCTTTTCTGCTGGACGGGCTGCATGAGGACCTGAACCGCATTCAGAATAAGCCCTACACGGAGACCGTGGACTCCGATGGCCGGCCCGACGAG GTGGTGGCTGAGGAAGCATGGCAGAGACACAAGATGAGGAATGACTCTTTCATCGTGGACCTGTTCCAGGGCCAGTACAAGTCAAAGCTGGTGTGCCCCATGTGCGCCAAG GTCTCCATCACGTTTGACCCATTCCTCTACCTGCCGGTGCCCTTGCCACAGAAGCAGAAGGTTCTGCCCGTCTTCTATTTTGCCCGGGAGCCCCACAGTAAGCCCATCAAG TTCCTGGTGAGCATCAGCAAAGAGAACTCCAGCGCGAGCGAGGTGCTGGACTCCCTCTCCCAGAGTGTCCATGTGAAGCCCGAGAACCTGCGTCTGGCCGAG GTGATTAAGAATCGTTTCCATCGTGTGTTCTTGCCCTCCCACTCCCTGGACACTGTGTCCCCATCGGACACACTCCTCTGCTTTGAGCTGTTGTCCCCAGAGCTGGCTAAGGAGCGGGTGGTAGTGCTCGAGGTGCAGCAG CGCCCCCAGGTGCCCAGCATTCCCATCTCCAAGTGCGCAGCCTGCCAACGGAAGCAACAGTCCGAGGATGAGAAGCTGAAACGCTGTACTCGGTGCTACCGCGTGGGCTACTGCAACCA gctcTGCCAGAAAACCCACTGGCCTGACCACAAGGGCCTCTGCCGCCCTGAGAACATCGGTTACCCCTTCCTGGTCAGCGTACCTGCCTCACGCCTCACTTACGCTCGTCTTGCTCAGTTGCTAGAGGGCTATGCCCG GTATTCTGTGAGTGTATTCCAGCCTCCCTTCCAGCCTGGCCGCATGGCCTTGGAGTCTCAGGGCCCTGGGTGCACCTCATTGCACTCCACTAGCTCCCTGGAGGCTGGGGACAGCGAGAGGGAACCCATCTCCATTCAGCCGCCTGAGCTCCAGCCGGTGACCCCTGTGGCTGAGGGGGACACAGTGGTTCCCCGGGCATGGGCAGCCCCTGATCGGGTCCCTGCGCCCAGCACCAGTGGAATTTCTTCTGAGATTCTGGCCAGTGGGCCCATTGAAGTTGGTTCCTTGCCAGCTGGTGAGAGGGTATCCCGGCCCGAAG CTGCTGTGCCTGGGTACCAGCACCCAAGTGAATCCATGAATTCCCACACACCCCagttctttatctataaaattgaCGCGTCCAACCGGGAGCAGCGGCTGGAGGATAAAG GAGATACCCCGTTGGATCTGGGCGATGACTGCAGCCTGGCCCTTGTCTGGCGGAACAATGAGCGCCTACAGGAGTTCGTATTGGTGGCCTCCAAGGAGCTGGAGTGTGCCGAGGACCTGGGTTCTGCTGGGGAGGCTGCCCGTGCTGGCCACTTCACTCTGGACCAGTGCCTCACCCTCTTCACGCGGCCCGAAGTGCTGGCGCCCGAGGAGGCTTG GTACTGCCCGCAGTGCAAACAACACCGGGAGGCCTCCAAGCAGCTTCTGCTCTGGCGCCTGCCGAACGTGCTCATTGTGCAGCTTAAGCGCTTCTCCTTTCGCAGTTTTATTTGGCGTGACAAGATCAATGACTTGGTGGAGTTCCCTGTTCG GAACCTGGACCTGAGCAAATTCTGCATTGGTCAGAAAGAGGAGCAGTTGCCCAGCTACGACCTGTATGCTGTCATCAACCACTACGGAGGCATGATTGGTGGCCACTACACAGCCTGTGCACGCCTGCCCAATGAGCGCAGCAGCCAGCGCAGTGACGTGG GCTGGCGCTTGTTTGATGATAGCACGGTGACAACAGTAGACGAGAGCCAGGTTGTGACGCGTTACGCCTATGTCCTCTTCTACCGCCGGCGGAACTCTCCTGTGGAGAGGCCTCCCCGGGCAGGTACCTCTGAGCACCTCCCAGACATGGGCCCTGCAGCCGAGGCTGCTGCCAGCCAG GCTTCCCGGATTTGGCAGGAGCTGGAGGCGGAGGAGGAGCCGGTACCCGAGGGGCCTGCGCCCCTGGGACCCTGGGGGCCCCAAGACTGGGTGGGCCCCCCGCCACGTGGCCCTACCACAGCTGATGAGGGCTGCCTCCGGTACTTTGTTCTGGGCACCGTGGCAGCTTTGGTGGCCCTCGTGCTCAACGTGTTCTATCCTCTGGTATCCCAGAGTCGCTGGAGATGA
- the USP19 gene encoding ubiquitin carboxyl-terminal hydrolase 19 isoform X14, whose amino-acid sequence MSGGASATGPRRGPPGLEEATSKKKQKDRANQENKDGDPRRGGSVSTAREEQTKDELLLDWRQSADEVIVKLRVGAGPLQLEEVDAAFTNTDCVVRLPDGRQWGGVFYAEIEGSSAKVQARKGGLLQLALPKKVPMLTWPSLLKPLGTQELVPGLKCQENGQESSPIALELGPEPRRAKQEARNQKRAQGRGEVGAGTGPGAQAGPSAKRAVHLRRGPEGEGSRDGPGPQGDAPAFLAEPAIQAEAEEQLRVPPLNPQTGLLGSGEENLALLSGEKPVSPRNDPVSPAMTRSRDPEKGDRSKEEMALAADAASLVDEPESMVSLPFVKNDSYEKGPDSVVVHVYVKEICRDISRVLFREQDFTLIFQTRDGNFLRLHPGCGPHTIFRWQVKLRNLIEPEQCTFCFTASRIDICLRKRQSQRWGGLEAPATRGAVGGAKVAVPTGPTPLDSTPPGGAPHPLTVQEEARAVEKEKPKTRSEDTGLDGVAARTPMEHVAPKPEPHLASPKPTCMVPPMPHSPVSGDSVEEEEEEEKKVCLPGFTGLVNLGNTCFMNSVIQSLSNTRELRDFFHDRSFEAEINYNNPLGTGGRLAIGFAVLLRALWKGTHHAFQPSKLKAIVASKASQFTGFAQHDAQEFMAFLLDGLHEDLNRIQNKPYTETVDSDGRPDEVVAEEAWQRHKMRNDSFIVDLFQGQYKSKLVCPMCAKVSITFDPFLYLPVPLPQKQKVLPVFYFAREPHSKPIKFLVSISKENSSASEVLDSLSQSVHVKPENLRLAEVIKNRFHRVFLPSHSLDTVSPSDTLLCFELLSPELAKERVVVLEVQQRPQVPSIPISKCAACQRKQQSEDEKLKRCTRCYRVGYCNQLCQKTHWPDHKGLCRPENIGYPFLVSVPASRLTYARLAQLLEGYARYSVSVFQPPFQPGRMALESQGPGCTSLHSTSSLEAGDSEREPISIQPPELQPVTPVAEGDTVVPRAWAAPDRVPAPSTSGISSEILASGPIEVGSLPAGERVSRPEAAVPGYQHPSESMNSHTPQFFIYKIDASNREQRLEDKGDTPLDLGDDCSLALVWRNNERLQEFVLVASKELECAEDLGSAGEAARAGHFTLDQCLTLFTRPEVLAPEEAWYCPQCKQHREASKQLLLWRLPNVLIVQLKRFSFRSFIWRDKINDLVEFPVRNLDLSKFCIGQKEEQLPSYDLYAVINHYGGMIGGHYTACARLPNERSSQRSDVGWRLFDDSTVTTVDESQVVTRYAYVLFYRRRNSPVERPPRAGTSEHLPDMGPAAEAAASQGLGPGPAPEVAPTRTAPERFAPPVDCPAPTYSNMEEVD is encoded by the exons ATGTCTGGCGGGGCTAGTGCTACAGGCCCAAGAAGAGGGCCCCCAGGACTGGAGGAGGCCACCAGTAAGAAGAAGCAGAAGGATCGAGCAAACCAGGAGAACAAGGATGGAGATCCTAGGAGAGGTG GGTCAGTGTCCACTGCTCGGGAGGAACAGACCAAAGACG AGTTGTTGCTTGATTGGAGGCAGAGTGCAGATGAAGTGATTGTCAAGCTGCGTGTAGGAGCGGGTCCCCTGCAGCTGGAGGAGGTGGATGCTGCTTTCACGAACACAGACTGTGTGGTGCGGCTTCCAG ATGGTCGGCAGTGGGGTGGTGTTTTCTATGCTGAGATAGAAGGTTCTAGCGCCAAAGTGCAGGCTCGTAAAGGTGGCCTCCTGCAGCTGGCACTGCCCAAGAAGGTGCCTATGCTCACATGGCCCTCTCTCCTG AAACCTCTGGGGACGCAGGAGTTGGTGCCAGGGCTGAAGTGCCAGGAGAATGGGCAGGAGTCGTCTCCCATTGCCCTGGAGCTGGGCCCTGAGCCCCGCCGGGCCAAGCAGGAGGCCCGGAACCAGAAGCGGGCCCAGGGCCGTGGTGAGGTAGGGGCGGGGACTGGCCCTGGGGCCCAGGCGGGGCCCAGTGCCAAGAGGGCTGTGCATCTCCGAAGAGGGCCAGAGGGAGAAGGGTCCAGAGATGGCCCTGGACCCCAGGGCGATGCCCCCGCCTTCCTGGCTGAGCCAGCCATCCAG GCTGAGGCTGAGGAACAGCTCCGGGTACCACCATTGAACCCCCAGACCGGCCTCCTGGGCTCAGGAGAGGAGAATCTAGCACTTTTGTCAGGAGAGAAGCCAGTGTCCCCCAGGAATGACCCAGTCTCTCCAGCCATGACCCGAAGCAGAGACCCTGAGAAAGGTGACCGTTCCAAAGAGGAGATGGCGCTGGCAGCAGATGCTGCGTCCTTGGTGGATG AGCCCGAGTCCATGGTGAGCCTACCGTTTGTCAAGAACGACTCCTATGAGAAGGGGCCTGACTCGGTGGTGGTGCACGTGTACGTGAAGGAAATCTGCAGGGACATCTCTCGAGTGCTTTTCCGCGAGCAGGACTTCACCCTGATCTTCCagaccag GGACGGGAACTTCCTGAGACTGCACCCGGGCTGCGGGCCCCATACCATCTTCCGTTGGCAGGTGAAGCTCAG GAACCTGATTGAGCCAGAGCAGTGTACCTTCTGCTTCACAGCTTCTCGCATTGACATTTGCCTCCGGAAGCGGCAGAGTCAACGCTGGGGGGGGCTGGAGGCCCCAGCTACACGAG GTGCAGTGGGTGGTGCAAAGGTTGCCGTGCCGACAGGCCCAACCCCTCTGGATTCAACCCCACCGGGAGGTGCCCCACACCCCCTGACGGTCCAGGAGGAAGCCCGGGCTGTGGAGAAGGAGAAACCGAAGACTCGATCTGAGGACACAGGCCTGGATGGTGTGGCAGCTCGTACCCCCATGGAACATGTCGCCCCAAAGCCAGAACCTCACTTGGCCTCA CCCAAGCCCACATGCATGGTGCCTCCAATGCCCCACAGCCCTGTGAGCGGAGACAgtgtggaggaagaggaagaggaagagaagaaggtgtGTCTGCCAGGCTTCACTGGCCTTGTCAATCTAGGCAACACCTGCTTCATGAATAGCGTCATTCAATCTTTGTCCAACACTCGGGAGCTCCGGGACTTCTTCCATG ACCGCTCCTTTGAGGCCGAAATCAACTATAACAACCCACTGGGGACAGGTGGGCGTCTAGCCATTGGCTTTGCCGTGCTGCTCCGGGCACTGTGGAAGGGCACCCACCATGCCTTCCAGCCTTCCAAGTTAAAG GCCATTGTGGCCAGCAAGGCCAGCCAGTTCACAGGCTTTGCGCAGCATGATGCCCAGGAGTTCATGGCTTTTCTGCTGGACGGGCTGCATGAGGACCTGAACCGCATTCAGAATAAGCCCTACACGGAGACCGTGGACTCCGATGGCCGGCCCGACGAG GTGGTGGCTGAGGAAGCATGGCAGAGACACAAGATGAGGAATGACTCTTTCATCGTGGACCTGTTCCAGGGCCAGTACAAGTCAAAGCTGGTGTGCCCCATGTGCGCCAAG GTCTCCATCACGTTTGACCCATTCCTCTACCTGCCGGTGCCCTTGCCACAGAAGCAGAAGGTTCTGCCCGTCTTCTATTTTGCCCGGGAGCCCCACAGTAAGCCCATCAAG TTCCTGGTGAGCATCAGCAAAGAGAACTCCAGCGCGAGCGAGGTGCTGGACTCCCTCTCCCAGAGTGTCCATGTGAAGCCCGAGAACCTGCGTCTGGCCGAG GTGATTAAGAATCGTTTCCATCGTGTGTTCTTGCCCTCCCACTCCCTGGACACTGTGTCCCCATCGGACACACTCCTCTGCTTTGAGCTGTTGTCCCCAGAGCTGGCTAAGGAGCGGGTGGTAGTGCTCGAGGTGCAGCAG CGCCCCCAGGTGCCCAGCATTCCCATCTCCAAGTGCGCAGCCTGCCAACGGAAGCAACAGTCCGAGGATGAGAAGCTGAAACGCTGTACTCGGTGCTACCGCGTGGGCTACTGCAACCA gctcTGCCAGAAAACCCACTGGCCTGACCACAAGGGCCTCTGCCGCCCTGAGAACATCGGTTACCCCTTCCTGGTCAGCGTACCTGCCTCACGCCTCACTTACGCTCGTCTTGCTCAGTTGCTAGAGGGCTATGCCCG GTATTCTGTGAGTGTATTCCAGCCTCCCTTCCAGCCTGGCCGCATGGCCTTGGAGTCTCAGGGCCCTGGGTGCACCTCATTGCACTCCACTAGCTCCCTGGAGGCTGGGGACAGCGAGAGGGAACCCATCTCCATTCAGCCGCCTGAGCTCCAGCCGGTGACCCCTGTGGCTGAGGGGGACACAGTGGTTCCCCGGGCATGGGCAGCCCCTGATCGGGTCCCTGCGCCCAGCACCAGTGGAATTTCTTCTGAGATTCTGGCCAGTGGGCCCATTGAAGTTGGTTCCTTGCCAGCTGGTGAGAGGGTATCCCGGCCCGAAG CTGCTGTGCCTGGGTACCAGCACCCAAGTGAATCCATGAATTCCCACACACCCCagttctttatctataaaattgaCGCGTCCAACCGGGAGCAGCGGCTGGAGGATAAAG GAGATACCCCGTTGGATCTGGGCGATGACTGCAGCCTGGCCCTTGTCTGGCGGAACAATGAGCGCCTACAGGAGTTCGTATTGGTGGCCTCCAAGGAGCTGGAGTGTGCCGAGGACCTGGGTTCTGCTGGGGAGGCTGCCCGTGCTGGCCACTTCACTCTGGACCAGTGCCTCACCCTCTTCACGCGGCCCGAAGTGCTGGCGCCCGAGGAGGCTTG GTACTGCCCGCAGTGCAAACAACACCGGGAGGCCTCCAAGCAGCTTCTGCTCTGGCGCCTGCCGAACGTGCTCATTGTGCAGCTTAAGCGCTTCTCCTTTCGCAGTTTTATTTGGCGTGACAAGATCAATGACTTGGTGGAGTTCCCTGTTCG GAACCTGGACCTGAGCAAATTCTGCATTGGTCAGAAAGAGGAGCAGTTGCCCAGCTACGACCTGTATGCTGTCATCAACCACTACGGAGGCATGATTGGTGGCCACTACACAGCCTGTGCACGCCTGCCCAATGAGCGCAGCAGCCAGCGCAGTGACGTGG GCTGGCGCTTGTTTGATGATAGCACGGTGACAACAGTAGACGAGAGCCAGGTTGTGACGCGTTACGCCTATGTCCTCTTCTACCGCCGGCGGAACTCTCCTGTGGAGAGGCCTCCCCGGGCAGGTACCTCTGAGCACCTCCCAGACATGGGCCCTGCAGCCGAGGCTGCTGCCAGCCAG GGACTAGGCCCTGGCCCGGCCCCCGAGGTGGCCCCCACGCGGACAGCCCCTGAACGCTTCGCCCCCCCTGTGgactgcccagcccccacctaCAGCAACATGGAGGAGGTCGATTAG